CCGGTCGCTGTCTATGATGGTGTTGAGGCGGTGAGCGATGGTGAGAACGGTACATTCCCTGAACTTGTCCCGGATGGTTTTCTGAATCAGCTCGTCTGTCCTGCAACAACAAAGATGATCTGATCGGgcctccgtgtgtgtgtgtgtgtgtgtttctctccgTGGCGTACCGGGGGTCCACGTTGGCCGTGGCCTCGTCGATGATGAGGATGCGGTTCTTCCTCAGGACGGCCCTGGCCAAACACACCAGCTGCCTCTGACCCACGCTGAAGTTGGAGCCGGACTCGGCCAGAACCGTCTCCAGCTTTCCCGGCAGATCCTCGGCTACGGACTTCAGCTGGACCTGAGGGAGACGGGAACGTCGCCGACGGTCGTGATGTGACGCAGTTACTAAAGAAGACGTGGTGAACACTCACCTCCTCCAGAGCTTTCCACAGCTCCTCGTCAGAGTGCCGGCCGAAGGGATCCAGGTTCTTCCTCAGCGTGTCGGTAAACAACACCGGGTCCTTCAGATCGGAgggaaaacaaagacaacagaaCCGTTAATGATCCTCTCTAGTTCTGTGCTGCAAGGCTGAACTAACTGATGCACTGATGTGCAACACAATATCTACTGTAAATCACCCTAAAATTACTCATTTCTTTGTGTCACTATTTGGCACTTTATTTAGTTTTCGATTTACTCAGAGGGAAGAGCTCACAATAATGTCCTAAAGTAAGAGCAGCACAGGTTCAACATATTTGACTCaagttactgtaaaaaataGACATCcaataaattatttcacagtaaaattgttttttggtACAAactctactcaagtactgagtagctgatcaaatgatcaatcatttaataattaaaaattacatcatcagagaAACCGAAATTTAAAGTTACATGTAGATTTTAAGGAAAACCAGCCCAATTTTTTGTGGGAGTAACAACAAATAACTACGTCAGGCAAAGTCATTCTtagaaaaatcagtttcttaCAATTTAAATCTGATGAAGCTTTAAGAAAAACTAACTGTGTGCGTCTGTGTTTGgtgaatatttggttaaaagATGTTTAAGGATTGAAAATcctgatatttttattaaattgctcaagtaaaattaaaaagtattgcTTGTAATTGTAAATGTCACTGTTTGTTTGGTTGAGTTTTTTGGTTAacgttgtgtttttctgtgtacttCCTCCCTGTTTAAACCTGAATGTTGTCCAGTTCCACTAAAGTCAAAGAAAATGGcgacaaagaaaaacagcaacactgattttaaaaagttacattttaagtaGCTTAAAGCAGCATTGACAACAATAATTTCCAGAGCAGACTGTAGATAACTCTTGGTGGTAAATCTTTGACCGGCTGAACACACAGCGTGTGTGTTTAGGTCCTGAAGAACCTGGTCCAAAGTCCAACACCAAGCTGCTCCCAGTCAAACTGGTCTCTTTCCCTTCACTACCGGGTTTAAACTGgttattgtttttctaacatAATCGCTGGATGAGGTCCGTTTCCAATCACCTGAGGAATGATGGACATCTTCTGGCGCAGGTCGTGGAGGccaaggtcagaggtcaaaacGCCGTCGATGTAGATTTTCCCCCGAGGTTCTGCCAGGCGGAACAGAGCCGAGATCAGAGAGCTTTTCCCGGCTCCGGTTCTTCCGACGATCCCTAACTGAAACAACATCATTTGGAGAAAGAAACTGGGATTATAGGTTGGATGTAAAATCTATGTGAACTGGAACAAAGATTCTTTatacaaatacaaacataaagtGCTGGATATGTCTGTATTTTTTCTGAATGGCTGAGaggtaacaaaaaaaactatcaaCTATTAACTATGAACGATTACAATAAATCGTCTGATATGAAACGTTTGTGTCGTGAAAAGTTCTTCTGCCCTATTTGTCACTTCGATAAAGAAGAATGAGGCAGTTTCTGGtaaacaacaaaaccttttcacTCGGTTTAATTGTAGCGCTGATGCCTTTGAGGACCAGAGGACCGTCTGCGGTGTAGGAGAAGCTGACTGTGTCAAAGGTCACGCCGCCTTCGCTCGGCCAATCGGGAGGAGGACGCTTCTCCGTTTCCCACGGTGCTTCGCTCTCCAGCTCCGTGTACTCCACCGCTCGCTCCACCGACGTCATCTGGAAATATGACAAACGTTTTTAAATCAGTGTCAAAGAATAAAGAACCTGATGAGATATAAAACATCCTGTTTTTAGAAAGCGCATCTTATAGGACCGCCGCTCCATCCGTGACTTTTATTTGGTGAATGTCggattaaaagaagaaataaatgtttatgcagGTTTTCCAGATTCACAGTTACAGattttgatgaataaaaacaagtttgtagcaaaacagaaaaacaaaacctgcacTGACGCAGAGatcataaaaatgtgatatttttagGAAATATCACACAAACTTCACAGAGAATCTCCAGGAAAAGTTGCCGTCACTCCTCTTTAAACATgtgataaatacaaaacaagatcccttggaaaagttttcaaattgtttCCCATCACAGTCTAATTGTGAAAAGGATGAAAACCTTGATCCCAGGGTGACGCGTAGCAGCGTCAGCGTCGTGCTCCAGGAATATTTAGAAAAGATTATTcaggttttctgtttcctttggAAAACTGAgtcaaatctaaaacaaaataaattcttcaAGATGAGCGACACGATCTCCCGACATCCGATAAAATATGCTGATGGTTGTCGTTTCAATTTGAGAGAATCTGGAAAAGCTTAAGAGACTTGGATTTGTTTTGCGTGTCccacatttaaaaaagatttctgaTCCGGTGTCGCGGCCGGAGCGCAGAGGCTCAGTTGCTCCATCCTGAGAGGCTGGAGAGAAACAAGTCTGCAGGTTTAAATACTGGGATGCAAACAGAAAAGGTTCACAATTTACTTTGCTGTGAGATTCTGCAGCAGAAGCTCTTAGGATATTTCATTTTGACTTGATGAACAGCAGTTTGCATCTTAACATTACGTACCATGTTCTCCACCTCTGCACTTTGTCTCACGCTCCACTGAAAGTTTCCCACCAGGGTCACAACGTAGGTCAGAACCAGTCCCACCTGCCCGGCCTCCAGACCTGTGAACAATGACAATTTTCTATTCTCATTGAGTTGTGAAACTCTTACGAATATTtcttaaagtatattttttccaaaacagttactaaagtaaatgtaacaaaCTGTGGATATGCTTAAGGTTCCAAGCTTTTATTTGGAAGGGAAAACTTCTAGTTTAAGTGTTAAAGGGCAGCTTAGCGACAAAAGACAGGAGACAGGTTTGAACGGAGCTCAACGATTCTAAGGAACTGAATCCTGAGAATCGGTTCCTCAGATTCAGGTGAGAACCGGTTTGCGATTCCCGTCCTAAACCTCACCGTTTCTGAACAGGATGCAGCCAAACGCCGTGAAAGTGATGAATATGGAAGAAATGCTGTCGAGCCGCAAAGCGAACCATCTGGAAGTCATCAGGAACAGAAACCAGGCCTCTGAAACGcagaaaatttacaataaaatcagATTCACTGACACACGGCAGCAGGTTTATGGGGAAGGCGCCAAGGACCTGAGTGCAGGTCCTGGTAGGAGTCAAAGGTCATCCTCAGCCTCTCCTCGGCTCCGAACGCTCGGATCGTCCACAGACCCTGAAGAGATGACGACAGGTGGGAGAAGACGGGACTGCGAGCTGCAGACATTAAATTAATACCAACACAACTTGTCAatcttttactgttttattgggatttgttCCGGTCGGCGGACGCACTCGTTGACTCGAGTCGCTTGACGTCCCGAGACGTGTGCAGGTAGTAGCGCCTCAAGTAaaggaagaagaggagcagAGGGACGACGGGGATGAGGATGAGAGGGATGACTGAGGCGGCCACCGCCACAACGCCGACGTTCTGCAGAAACagctgggagaaaaaaaagaaaccagacGGTGATGAGAACCGTggaggttttaaaaaacaaatacgtTTAACTAGATTTCACAATTTACCTCCACAATCCTGACTGACTCGTTGACATTTAACtcattttgaataatttccTGTGACTCTTACAATATCTTATCTATAAAGTAAAGATTTAAATCTCTATTAacttcatataaatatataatttaaatacatattatgaataaaaaaaatttcttctgGCTTCCCCTACTAGTTTTTTAAttgattcttttgtttttattgattattgtagTACAATAGTTAAGAATAGTTAGTTGCATGACTTTTTGCAAGAAACTTAAATTTGAGGTTTTCATCATAATTTCTCATTTAGGAGAAACAGATgataaaatatatagttttttctgttttaatgtttttgtgaaacattttagtggaaagttaaaaatgtttccttctagactggttttctaaaaaaagaaaatccatgaCTAAGATTAAAAATACGACattaatgaaagttttttgACGTATTCATTAAGTTTTTCACCTGGTAAAAATCCACAAAGGTTATTGGCAGCATGGAGTCCATTTGGCCAATGTCTTTAGAAAACCTGTTGAGAATTCTTcctaaagcaaaagaaaacaaaacacaatgttttatCCATGCAGAGTGAATATGTCTGTGAAACAACATTAcacaacaaaattattaaatattacctAATATTTTTGTCTAGCTTTTatcttattacagtttaaataagagaaaattACCTTACAAgtgaatattaaggaattattgacttaatttAAGTCAATACTTCCTTAATAATGATGGGAAAACATTTCACTGACAGGAATAATTAAATAACCTGCCAGTAGAACTataactttttatcaaaaaaaaaaagctactatattttcctgaaaagttactttgtcttatttcaagtgtagtaagttatttgcactaaaactagagataaatacttggtaatgtttgttgtttttgcagtgggAAGGCTCACCGATGGGGTTGATGTCAAAGAAGTGAACGTAAGTGCGAAGGACGGCGTTGAACATGTTGTTGTGAAGATTCTGGGCCGATTTCACCAAACCGTGGAAGATGAGTAAACTCCGGACAAACCCAAAGACCACGGCGGCCGCGGTGAGACCTGCGGCGAGCTGAGCGTGAGTCTGATGCCGTGGTTACACGCGCAGACGGTGAGGCTCACCTGAGTAGACGCCGAGGTAAAAGGCGAGGTGAAACTCGGCGTCTGCGGGCGTGGCGTTGACGCTGTTTCTGATGCCGACGACGGGAGCCGAGCTGTTGAAGACGTCGGCTCTCGCCCTGGGAGACACGCGGAACGGAAAGATCAGAAACACGCCGCGCAGCGGCTCGCGGCACAAACATTACGGTGACGCTCACCAGTAAACCAGCCACCAGTCCTGCAGGATGTAAGCAACCTGTGGAACATCAACAAGTTCATCAGGAAATTATTACAATTATGTTACTGTCATTCTATCTATTATTCTTGGTGCGTGTTTTAttaagtattaaaaataaattaaaagatgaaaatgattaattaaattCCTTCTTTAAATGAGCAAAGGATCCATCTGCTGCTAAATTAATACATCAAAcgtcaacatgtgaaaagctcgaCCCATTCTGCTTCACTTATCGATACGCTGTACGGATGATCTAGTGATTGTTTTCTGGATTAACCCATTAGTTATTAAATGCAAAAAGTGTAGAAGATGATTAGGGcgactgaaaaataaaaaattgtaatgtttttcctcataattaatttattaccctgataattttgacttttttcctcctttcccaATTTTCTCCTCATAATTCAGAATATTTCCCTCAGATTTCCTCATAATTATTACTTTTGTGCCCTAATAATTCAGACTTTTTCCTgatcattttgaattttttcctTAATTCTATATTTTTTCCTCAGCTTTCgacatttttctcagaattcagattttttttcacataaatctgattttgatCTCATAATTCTGCATTTAAAGTAAGAATCCTGAGGAAAAAGTgtgacttatttatttttagtgacCCTAATCCTTTTCTGTAAAAAAGatggagattttatttattttattacacataatttgatccaggtgaagctaaaactatgtcacttgagttctgggtaaaagatatttacagataaacctttttatttttatgtgaaatacaaaatgttttgtcttaatCACAGCTCTGACTGTGTTGCTCTTTCGGTGAATTTATCTTTCTGGAGTCTGTActctccagttaatgattaaccAATTACTACATTTGTTGACAATTATTCcaataattgatttatcgttccAGTCTTACTTGTCTTGTTCACAAATTAACCGTATTTTGCCACATGACTAATTTATTCCTCAAGTCTTCACTCCAAATCTCCAggtttcctccatgttttatgTCAAAACTCCAAGCTTACATATCCATAATTAGAACCATAAAATCTAAACAGTGAATTTTTCACCAATACTATAGTTCAACAGGAATCAAGTTTAGCATCGCTATGACAACACAAACCTCTGCTACGACACTGATGACAACAATAAGCAGCAGAACCAGCGAGTTGCAGCCGGCAGTGAAGTACTTGAGGTAAATGTGGCTGTTGACGTTTCCTTCTGCTCGACTCTCCTCCGCGAGCGAAGGAGCCGCTTCCGCCTGCACGACGACGCACAACACTTTCAAAATGCAACCATGAATTAGAACTGAAGGAAGTTCACTCTTCTACACATGAATACAAGTAATAACAAAATTGTTCAAGGGAAATAagatatattttcatttctagTTCTTGGATGCCCCGCCCATTGATGTCGCCCTGGGTAAGTGCCCATATCAAAAACTGTGACTGTAttcatctttttaataaaacgttttattgtctcaaaccaaacatgtctgaagattCTCTGTTTTCCAGGAATGTTTAAAGGAAGTTATTTTGTTTCGGTgataaaacacaggaaagctGGAAAATGTTCACCTTTTGTTGCTTTCTGCTGTCATCTATCGCTGTCGTTCATCGCTGTTACCTAGGTAACCCACCGAGGCTTTTAGGTCAAAGATTAATCTGTGTTATGTCATATTAACGCTGATTAATCACATGCGTTAAAGTGTCGATAATCCAAAGttacatgaaaaacatttttcccttaTACAATCATCaaactgtcatttttttaaatagaccCACAGGAGGTTGGTCAGAGTAGCTGGTGTCCGCTGGCAGGAGGCTGCTGTGGGAGCTGTGGGAGGAGTTGGTCCACTGACTGTGCAGAGACAGTTTATCAGAGTCCTGCTCCTCGTCTTTCCTCAGCAGTGAAACCACGTCCAGGCCGGAGCGCTGCAGCTCCTCGTAGCTCCCCTGGCCCGTGATGCGACCCTGCAGGGAAGGAAGCCGACACAACCGGCTCGTTTCATTTTTACCCTTGAATCGTTTCCATCCAGATGTTTCGCGCTTTCTTTTGAAACCGGTGCTACGCGCCACAGCGAAGGGAAAAGAAACAgttgaagaacaactcaaaaccacttcttttCTCCCGCTCTCTGTGTCGGCTGTGCTACACaaagactcgttgccatagcaactgaaacagcgacaccaaaaaacactgaaatatttcccacacaaacaacaaaacattcagtctgttacagttTCATGTTTATAGGCTTTATGTTTAAtgtgtgattattaataagcaGCTAATCTGGCACAGTGGTGCTCCACTGATGATCTGTCACAGTTGGCGTTTAGGtcgccttttttattttgtgattaaacCACAACAAccaatttcacataaaatctacaTGCTAAGGGTGACAAAGTCAAGCCAGCATAAATAAACTACTTCTCACTCCctccctatttttttttcttacttaaaactttttcctgaccttgtcaTCTAGTTTTCATAGCGTtcacaattagtagcaaagctcTGCGTCCCTTTTTCCTTTTATATGTTTATACATTTACGATTTAGGGTGTTATGTTGACAACGTAAcggctaaaaccaatgctagtgATCGTTAGCGAGCaactttttgccctccagcaggaagTTGGGTGCATGACGTCACACTGAAACGGATCTATACAAAAAGAGAGCCGTGGTTTCACCATTCTTACCTCCCTGAGGACCAGAATCTTGTCTGCGGCCTTCAGATACTGCAGCTGGTGCGTTACCAGGACACGACATTTGTTTTGCAGCAGCCCGCAGATGCACCTGCCCGTCGACAGCCAACCGATTAACAGCGATTTAGAGAAATGAACCAAGGTGTATTTATTTCACCCTGAAGGGGCGAAGGAGCGTGGCAgccagaaacaaacacagacaagtCATAATCCGGCCCTCCGGCATTTCCTGTTACTCTGCTGCAACAAGTCAacataaaaaaagctaaaattcggctataaaaccacaaaaaatgctttttaatacagaaaaatcaaacatctAGGAATTATTTGCTAACAGCTGTCAACTACTgttcattttgaattttaataacCTATTTCTTACAGAAGAAAATTGGAGtttcttctaaaaacatttatgattgatgaagaaaagagaaagtttCACTCACTGTTCAAAAAGATGCTTTCCAACTTCTGTATCTACGGCACTTAAAGGGTCGTCCAGCAGGTAGATGTCTGCGTCCTGATACACGGCCCTGAAACAAACGTTTTGCTTTAATTACTCCATCATGTCAGCTTACatttagtgcaaatatataaaaatatcaacaaatatttgaatcaGAAGGATTTAAAGAGAAAGTATCCATGAAATGTCCAGTCTTCCTATTAGGAAATGAGGCAATTTGTGGTTTCTGTGTGAAActaaatgcaacataaaaaatgtctcGTCTGATatggtttctttttctttatgaagCTTGATGATGTCAGCGACTGTCTCCACACCTGGCCAGGTTAAGCCGAGCTTTCTGTCCTCCGCTCAGAGTGGCTCCTCTGTCCCCGATCAGAGTCAGATCTCCGTCAGGAAAAAGTTCCAGATCCTTAAAAgcaacaagatttaaaaaaataaaaaggtttgagCTGTAAGACGGCCAACAATCTGTATTACAGTTCTGTTCAGATAGAAATAGCCGTCTAGAGAAGCTACTTGTTGACTAACAAAAGAATTCCAAGAATAATCAATACATTCTTACATACTTCACATCTATGGTATTGTTCAAATAAACCCTGTTACTCTCATGCAAACATGTGAACACGTCTCACCTTCTTCAGAGCGCAGGCGCGCAGGACTTTCTCGTACTTCTTCGGGTTCAGCTCTCTCCCAAACAGGATGTTGCTGCGCACGGTTCCGGGGAAAACCCAGGGCTGCTGCGAGGCGTAGGCCAGCTGACCTTTGACCGTCAGCGCGCCCGTGTCGCGCAAAAACAAAGCACTTTGTagcttattaaaaaatgatggCATTCATCATTTGATTGGGTCTAAATAAGATGTTTTGTGCAAACCAGAACATTCTAATTAAACCTCAGCTATCGAAGTATGCTGATTCTTTGatacaaattcacattttgaggCAGGTGCAATATTAAGGGATTCAAAGGTTTTCAAGACCTGCTTAAGGGATTGTTTTAAAAGATCGCGTTCCTGGGTCCGAACTTGTGGTATTTGTTGAAATTCTAGTGccaaggttgccagttgcttggatggcacactggataaagactgtgctttggtcctgATGATTCCtagttcaagacctgcatggtgttaaattttcacaaggaaaactgactatgtggtatttgtagaagttcgagcgtgaaggttgccagttgcctggatggcacactggatgaagactgtgctttggtccgatgattcttagttcaagacctgcatggcgttaaattttcacaaggaaaactgactatgtggtatttgtagaagttcgagcgtgaaggttgccagttgcttggatggcacactggataaagactgtgctttggtcccgatggttcttagttcaagaactgcatgtttttaaaatttcacaaggaaaactgactatgtggtatttgtagaagttcgagcgtgaaggttgccagttgcttggatggcacactggataaagactgtgctttggtcccgatggttcttagttcaagacctgcatggttttaaaatttcacaaggaaaactgactatgtggtatttgtagaagttcgagcgtcaaggttgccagttgcttggatggcacactggataaagattgagctttggtcccgatggttcttagttcaagacctgcatggttttaaaatttcacaaggaaaactgactatgggGGGGACGGACACTCTTCTTGtgcccccctcctcccccccccccactcttCTTGTCCCCCCCCCTACACTTCTAGTAGTGTCCCCCCCTACGGGGGGGACACTACTAGAAGAGTGTCCCCCTCCCCCCCGTAGGGGGGGAGGGGGACACTCTTCTTGTGGGGGAGGGGAGGGTGGACACTCTCCTTGTCCCCCCCCCTTACTCTTCTTGTCCCCCCCTTCTCTTCTcccctctccccccccccttctcctcctcctctcctcctctcctccccctccccctcccccccctcCCTACTCTCTTGTCTCCtcccccttctcctcctctcccccccaTTACTCTTCTTGTCTCctccccttctcctcctctcccccccctcccccccttctcttccccccccc
This region of Xiphophorus hellerii strain 12219 chromosome 24, Xiphophorus_hellerii-4.1, whole genome shotgun sequence genomic DNA includes:
- the LOC116716315 gene encoding multidrug resistance-associated protein 4-like, whose amino-acid sequence is MPSFFNKLQSALFLRDTGALTVKGQLAYASQQPWVFPGTVRSNILFGRELNPKKYEKVLRACALKKDLELFPDGDLTLIGDRGATLSGGQKARLNLARAVYQDADIYLLDDPLSAVDTEVGKHLFEQCICGLLQNKCRVLVTHQLQYLKAADKILVLREGRITGQGSYEELQRSGLDVVSLLRKDEEQDSDKLSLHSQWTNSSHSSHSSLLPADTSYSDQPPAEAAPSLAEESRAEGNVNSHIYLKYFTAGCNSLVLLLIVVISVVAEVAYILQDWWLVYWARADVFNSSAPVVGIRNSVNATPADAEFHLAFYLGVYSGLTAAAVVFGFVRSLLIFHGLVKSAQNLHNNMFNAVLRTYVHFFDINPIGRILNRFSKDIGQMDSMLPITFVDFYQLFLQNVGVVAVAASVIPLILIPVVPLLLFFLYLRRYYLHTSRDVKRLESTTRSPVFSHLSSSLQGLWTIRAFGAEERLRMTFDSYQDLHSEAWFLFLMTSRWFALRLDSISSIFITFTAFGCILFRNGLEAGQVGLVLTYVVTLVGNFQWSVRQSAEVENMMTSVERAVEYTELESEAPWETEKRPPPDWPSEGGVTFDTVSFSYTADGPLVLKGISATIKPSEKLGIVGRTGAGKSSLISALFRLAEPRGKIYIDGVLTSDLGLHDLRQKMSIIPQDPVLFTDTLRKNLDPFGRHSDEELWKALEEVQLKSVAEDLPGKLETVLAESGSNFSVGQRQLVCLARAVLRKNRILIIDEATANVDPRTDELIQKTIRDKFRECTVLTIAHRLNTIIDSDRILVLDGGIIQELDRPFALLQNQDGAFYKLVQQTGRAEAAALLESAGRSAQRAEPSHSQDPRTERSIPESNEM